A window of the Nycticebus coucang isolate mNycCou1 chromosome 3, mNycCou1.pri, whole genome shotgun sequence genome harbors these coding sequences:
- the KLHDC7B gene encoding kelch domain-containing protein 7B, with amino-acid sequence MVLRSHPFPRQERSQESSPKGVPGRPTDIRTCMCSEDRHLKERHSSSAGKVTGAGIEGLVEAGCQPQPRSSKTNRAPKPGSPPGPRGQETQEKSLDSLSGALMLSPHSQPPVQMQSGSTPFPAVRGDSQPVPQPQPWKHSLCEIDQSSEQEVGQAVPWHQGEAPGKGVSAVGSSGLLTEKQKEAQKLMVFLQKPRTWGVVEGPRQLSSQALEPATAVALRQRLDLGSCLDVLAFAQKHREPSLAQETYALMSNNLLRVLGDPHLYRQLSGADRERILSLRTGQGQPVLGVLVLPSLYQVSHSGLTRGAHAEEAPVAGPAPLSPRMHLHVFNPQENTWRPLTQVPEEAPLRGCGLCTMHNYLFLAGGIRGSGAKAVCSNEVFCYNPLTNIWSQVRPMQQARAQLKLVALDGLLYAIGGECLYSMECYDPRTDSWTLRAPLPAGTFPVAHEAVACRGDIYVTGGHLFYRLLRYSPMKDAWDECPYSASHRRSSDIVALGGFLYRFDLLRGVGAAVMRYNTVTGSWSRAASLPLPAPTPLRCTVLGNTIYCLNPQVTATFTVSEGTAQFQARELQPFPLGSKGILCPFILTLPHEGWLQTSL; translated from the exons ATGGTTCTTAGAAGCCACCCCTTCCCCAGGCAAGAGAGGTCCCAAGAGAGTTCCCCAAAGGGAGTTCCTGGAAGACCTACAGATATTCGCACTTGCATGTGCTCTGAGGATAGACA TCTCAAGGAGAGGCACAGCTCTTCAGCAGGGAAGGTCACAGGGGCAGGCATAGAGGGCCTGGTTGAGGCTGGATGTCAGCCACAGCCAAGAAGCTCCAAGACCAATAGGGCTCCCAAGCCAGGCTCTCCCCCAGGcccaagaggacaggagacccaGGAGAAAAGTCTAGACTCACTGTCTGGTGCTCTAATGCTGAGTCCCCACTCCCAGCCCCCTGTGCAGATGCAATCTGGCTCCACACCATTCCCTGCTGTGAGGGGGGACTCACAGCCTGTTCCCCAGCCACAGCCATGGAAACACAGCCTGTGTGAAATAGACCAGAGCTCTGAGCAGGAGGTTGGCCAGGCAGTCCCATGGCACCAGGGGGAGGCACCAGGAAAGGGGGTCAGTGCTGTAGGGAGCTCTGGGCTGCTCacagagaagcagaaagaagCTCAAAAACTCATGGTTTTTCTGCAGAAGCCCAGGACCTGGGGGGTAGTGGAGGGGCCCCGGCAGCTCAGTTCACAGGCCCTGGAGCCTGCCACTGCAGTGGCTCTGCGGCAGCGGCTTGACCTGGGCAGCTGCCTGGATGTGCTGGCCTTTGCCCAGAAGCACAgggaacccagcctggcccaggagACCTACGCTCTGATGAGCAACAACCTGCTGCGTGTGCTGGGAGACCCTCACCTGTACCGGCAGCTGAGTGGGGCTGACCGGGAGCGCATCCTGAGTCTGCGCACAGGCCAGGGCCAGCCGGTACTGGGGGTCCTTGTGCTACCCAGCCTTTACCAGGTGAGCCACTCAGGGCTCACAAGGGGCGCTCATGCAGAGGAGGCTCCTGTGGCAGGGCCTGCACCCCTGTCTCCTCGCATGCACCTACACGTGTTCAACCCCCAAGAGAACACATGGCGGCCCCTGACCCAGGTGCCCGAGGAGGCCCCGCTCAGGGGCTGTGGTCTCTGCACCATGCACAACTATTTGTTCCTGGCTGGGGGCATCCGTGGCTCTGGTGCCAAGGCTGTCTGCTCTAACGAGGTCTTCTGCTATAACCCTCTGACCAATATCTGGAGCCAGGTGCGGCCCATGCAGCAGGCCCGAGCCCAGCTCAAGCTGGTGGCTTTGGACGGGCTGCTGTATGCCATCGGGGGCGAGTGCCTGTACAGCATGGAGTGTTACGACCCCCGCACAGACTCCTGGACCTTGCGTGCGCCCCTCCCTGCAGGCACCTTCCCTGTGGCCCATGAAGCTGTGGCCTGTCGGGGGGACATCTATGTCACAGGGGGTCACCTCTTCTACCGCCTGCTCAGGTACAGCCCCATGAAGGATGCTTGGGATGAGTGCCCCTACAGCGCCAGCCACCGGCGCTCCAGTGACATTGTGGCACTGGGAGGCTTCCTGTACCGCTTTGACCTTCTGCGGGGTGTCGGTGCTGCAGTGATGCGCTACAACACGGTGACGGGCTCCTGGAGCCGGGCTGCTTCCCTGCCCTTGCCAGCCCCCACCCCTCTCCGCTGCACTGTGTTGGGCAACACCATCTACTGCCTTAACCCCCAGGTCACTGCCACCTTCACAGTATCTGAGGGGACAGCCCAATTCCAGGCTAGGGAGCTGCAGCCCTTCCCTCTGGGGAGTAAGGGCATCCTTTGTCCATTCATCCTGACTCTGCCCCATGAGGGCTGGCTGCAGACCTCCCTATGA